A genomic window from Terrisporobacter glycolicus ATCC 14880 = DSM 1288 includes:
- a CDS encoding VanW family protein, protein MSDDMKNKSAKKVKNKLYKRLGVAAGIIVVIICISLNSFTKKSLYNGKIADNIFIQGVEVSNMSKKEAIEAINKKYKPQNLNLNYNNNNYVINFEDIDLKYNSEELVEKAYNTTRTGSYFNDIASYISMGMKSEGEKYTIKVTYDEEKLDEYLNKFANEINQDFKNASVNIGSGISVNPSKTGLKFETKENKELVMEALNNRKYDTIDLKVSVTKPKISTEDVSSINTCLASFSTTFNSALIERSYNIGLSAQRCNNVILKPGETFSYNEHTGMRVLSNGYKKASVIIGDQYEDAPGGGVCQTSTTLFNAALLSGLQIDQVRNHSKTSPYVPRGRDAMVNDGDSDLRFTNNFDHAVYVQCYRSGSSVVAAVYGASQDKVGVNIKVDNFTYNGRPAAKTYRTITKNGKSKTSYIYTSVYKE, encoded by the coding sequence ATGAGCGACGATATGAAAAATAAGTCAGCTAAAAAAGTTAAAAATAAATTATATAAAAGATTGGGAGTAGCGGCAGGTATTATAGTAGTAATTATTTGTATCTCATTAAATTCCTTTACTAAAAAGTCTTTATATAATGGTAAAATAGCTGATAATATTTTTATACAAGGGGTAGAAGTATCTAATATGAGTAAGAAAGAGGCTATTGAAGCTATAAATAAAAAATACAAGCCACAAAATTTAAATTTAAATTATAACAACAATAATTATGTAATTAATTTTGAGGATATTGATTTAAAGTATAATAGTGAAGAATTAGTAGAAAAAGCTTACAATACCACAAGAACAGGTTCTTACTTTAATGACATTGCTTCTTATATAAGTATGGGTATGAAATCAGAAGGAGAAAAGTACACTATAAAAGTAACTTATGATGAAGAAAAGCTTGATGAGTATTTGAATAAGTTTGCAAATGAAATTAATCAAGATTTTAAAAATGCATCAGTAAATATAGGCAGTGGTATAAGTGTTAATCCTTCAAAAACAGGTTTGAAATTTGAAACAAAAGAAAATAAAGAATTAGTTATGGAAGCTTTAAACAACAGAAAATATGATACTATAGACTTAAAAGTAAGTGTTACAAAGCCCAAAATATCTACTGAAGATGTATCTAGTATAAATACATGTCTAGCTTCATTTTCAACTACGTTTAATTCTGCTTTGATAGAGAGATCATATAACATAGGACTATCAGCTCAAAGATGTAATAATGTTATACTAAAGCCAGGAGAAACATTTTCATATAATGAACATACAGGAATGAGAGTACTTAGCAATGGATACAAAAAGGCCTCTGTAATAATAGGTGATCAGTATGAAGATGCGCCTGGAGGAGGAGTGTGTCAAACATCTACTACTTTATTTAATGCGGCATTATTGTCAGGACTACAGATAGATCAAGTTAGAAACCATTCTAAAACATCACCGTACGTTCCTAGAGGTAGAGATGCCATGGTTAACGATGGAGATAGCGATTTAAGATTTACGAATAATTTTGATCATGCAGTATATGTTCAATGTTATAGAAGTGGAAGTAGCGTTGTTGCAGCAGTATATGGTGCATCACAAGATAAAGTTGGTGTAAATATAAAAGTTGATAACTTTACTTACAACGGTAGACCAGCTGCCAAAACATATAGAACTATTACTAAGAATGGAAAAAGTAAGACATCGTATATTTATACAAGTGTGTATAAAGAGTAA
- a CDS encoding TM1266 family iron-only hydrogenase system putative regulator, which yields MSRVAVISAVLDEPEKCQQEFNKILGGFKGIIKGRMGIPFDDEGVSVIAVTVVGDMDTINNLTGKLGKIPSVSVKTSVSKKEIRD from the coding sequence ATGAGTCGTGTAGCTGTAATAAGCGCTGTTTTAGATGAACCAGAAAAATGCCAACAAGAATTTAATAAGATTTTAGGCGGATTTAAAGGAATTATTAAAGGAAGAATGGGTATCCCTTTTGATGATGAAGGAGTATCTGTTATAGCAGTCACTGTTGTAGGTGATATGGATACAATTAATAATTTAACCGGTAAATTAGGGAAAATACCATCTGTATCTGTTAAAACAAGTGTGTCAAAAAAAGAAATAAGAGATTAA
- a CDS encoding protein kinase domain-containing protein — translation MRYISNRYVVLDNDEEMVFGKFYKARDLQEDILVFIQFIRDDQYINEKFLPNLIDESMTLLQINSVNIAKILDLGTYYTENERCYYIVSEFFAGIELRKVIKGNYMDLNSIVKISRKILRALDTSYNHKLYHGSLTEDNIFVDENYNVKIYDFGITQANKGVNIRKDNSIGFLCPHQININYTDMESDFFSLGVILFDAIFKKMPFGIGKNEDEMLKLIDRGIDWNTVAINNENIALVNMVKKLIRRTEKYNNVKEVLIDLSKFMYVKADIEENSISTLQEYESDKNNNKPGVKFLQKSLLLVLTLTILVTAIIWFQ, via the coding sequence TTGAGATATATTTCTAATAGATATGTGGTATTAGATAATGACGAAGAAATGGTATTTGGTAAATTCTACAAAGCTAGAGATTTGCAAGAGGATATTTTAGTTTTTATTCAATTCATAAGAGATGATCAGTATATCAATGAAAAATTTTTGCCTAATTTAATAGATGAGTCTATGACTTTGTTACAAATTAATTCTGTTAATATTGCTAAAATACTAGATTTGGGAACTTATTATACAGAAAATGAGAGGTGTTATTATATAGTAAGTGAATTTTTTGCTGGAATTGAGCTTAGAAAAGTTATAAAAGGTAATTATATGGACTTAAATAGTATTGTAAAAATATCTAGAAAAATTCTAAGAGCACTAGACACATCTTATAACCATAAGCTTTATCATGGATCTTTAACAGAAGACAATATTTTTGTAGATGAAAATTATAATGTTAAAATATATGATTTTGGTATAACTCAAGCTAATAAAGGTGTTAATATTAGGAAAGATAATAGCATAGGATTTTTATGTCCTCATCAAATTAATATTAATTATACAGATATGGAGAGTGATTTTTTTTCATTAGGTGTAATTCTATTTGATGCAATTTTTAAAAAAATGCCCTTTGGTATTGGTAAAAATGAGGATGAAATGTTAAAATTAATTGATAGAGGAATTGACTGGAATACTGTGGCTATTAATAATGAAAATATTGCTTTAGTAAATATGGTCAAGAAACTTATTAGAAGAACTGAAAAATATAATAATGTGAAAGAAGTATTAATTGATTTAAGCAAGTTTATGTATGTTAAAGCTGATATTGAAGAAAATAGTATAAGCACTTTACAAGAATATGAAAGCGATAAAAATAATAATAAACCTGGAGTAAAGTTTCTTCAAAAATCACTATTGCTTGTTCTAACATTAACAATTTTAGTCACTGCTATTATTTGGTTTCAGTAG
- a CDS encoding AI-2E family transporter gives MKVNWNSKYNTVSVYALIVICCSIIFYFVASQIGSFSEKISIAIGILYPFIIGFAIAYLLNFILDFYEVKILGKAQWFSNLRRGQKRSIGLLLTYLTAAGICYLFIHFIVPQLIESIMGFVNEVPQYVDNVTKLFNDLINETNVSPEYASLIQEQMDKYIQIVMDFAKEIIPIVGNMLKSIASSIWNIVLGIIISVYLLIDKENFFAINRKITRALFSTKTANRIFELAYRSNETFGKFLSGKIIDSAIIGVLSFVVFSIFKMPYTLLISVIIGVTNIIPFFGPFIGAIPSFIIILFVSPTKALVFLLLVFIIQQIDGNIIGPKILGDSIGISAFWILFAILVAGKFLGIVGMIIGVPLFAIVYSIIKEEVEYKLKIKELPTDTKDYMDRV, from the coding sequence ATGAAAGTAAATTGGAATTCAAAGTATAATACTGTATCAGTATATGCATTAATAGTAATCTGCTGTAGTATAATTTTTTATTTTGTAGCATCTCAAATAGGATCTTTTAGCGAAAAGATAAGTATTGCAATTGGGATATTATATCCATTTATTATAGGATTTGCAATTGCTTATTTGCTTAATTTTATTTTAGATTTTTATGAAGTAAAAATATTAGGAAAAGCTCAGTGGTTTAGTAATTTAAGAAGAGGACAAAAAAGAAGTATAGGGTTATTGTTAACATATTTAACAGCAGCAGGTATATGCTACTTATTCATACACTTTATAGTTCCTCAATTAATAGAGAGTATAATGGGGTTCGTTAATGAGGTTCCTCAATATGTAGATAATGTTACTAAATTATTTAATGATTTAATAAACGAAACAAATGTAAGCCCAGAATATGCTTCACTAATACAAGAACAAATGGATAAATACATACAAATTGTTATGGATTTTGCAAAGGAAATAATTCCTATTGTAGGTAATATGTTAAAATCAATTGCGTCAAGTATATGGAATATAGTTCTTGGAATTATTATTTCAGTATATTTATTAATAGATAAAGAAAACTTCTTTGCTATAAATAGAAAAATAACGCGTGCATTATTCTCCACTAAAACTGCAAATAGAATATTTGAATTAGCTTATAGAAGTAATGAAACTTTTGGTAAATTCCTAAGTGGTAAAATAATTGACTCAGCTATTATAGGAGTATTAAGTTTTGTGGTATTCTCGATATTTAAGATGCCATATACATTACTAATTTCTGTAATAATAGGTGTGACTAATATAATTCCATTCTTTGGACCATTTATTGGAGCTATACCATCATTTATTATAATTTTATTTGTTTCTCCAACTAAAGCCTTAGTATTCTTGTTACTAGTATTCATAATACAACAAATTGACGGAAATATTATAGGACCAAAAATACTAGGAGATTCAATTGGAATATCAGCGTTTTGGATATTATTTGCCATACTTGTGGCAGGTAAATTCTTAGGAATAGTGGGAATGATAATAGGTGTACCTTTATTTGCCATTGTTTATTCGATAATAAAAGAAGAAGTTGAATATAAGCTTAAGATTAAAGAATTACCAACAGATACCAAGGATTATATGGATAGAGTGTAG
- a CDS encoding 3D domain-containing protein — protein sequence MFKKTLKVTAIVGALVMIMGIINPIEVDAATVNATATATINVRSGASTKYKSIGKIKKGTKVKILSTKNGWYKVKYSNKTGWSSGKYIKKSSSSSNVKKKITVKAYAYTGGGYTSTGTKAKYGTLAVDPKVIPYGTKVYIKELDKVFTAEDCGGGIKGNKIDIYMNSSAACRNWGVKTITLQILK from the coding sequence ATGTTTAAAAAGACTTTAAAAGTTACTGCCATAGTAGGAGCATTAGTAATGATTATGGGTATTATAAATCCAATAGAGGTAGATGCTGCAACTGTAAATGCAACAGCAACAGCGACAATTAATGTTAGATCTGGTGCTTCAACTAAATATAAATCAATAGGAAAAATTAAAAAAGGAACAAAAGTTAAAATACTATCTACTAAAAACGGATGGTATAAAGTTAAGTATAGCAATAAGACAGGATGGTCTAGTGGAAAATATATAAAAAAATCAAGTTCATCTTCAAATGTTAAAAAGAAAATAACGGTTAAAGCTTATGCATATACAGGTGGAGGATATACATCTACAGGAACTAAGGCAAAGTATGGAACTTTAGCAGTAGATCCAAAGGTTATACCATATGGAACAAAGGTGTATATAAAAGAACTGGATAAAGTATTCACAGCAGAAGATTGTGGTGGAGGAATAAAAGGAAATAAAATAGATATATACATGAACTCTTCAGCAGCTTGTAGAAATTGGGGAGTTAAAACAATAACATTACAAATATTAAAATAA
- a CDS encoding PepSY domain-containing protein: MKLNKMIAVALGVVLTSSTVLSQVGLADAASKLIGSAKAKEIMLKKVPGAKIVKFRLDNDKTPEYEGELTKGSYKYEIDINAKSGKITDYEKEKIKTSSSKYIGEAKAKEIMLKKVPGAKIVKFKLDKDDTAEYEGELRKGNYEYEISVNAKSGKITEFEKEKIKTSSKKLIGESKAKEIMLKKVPGAKIVKFELDNDKTPEYEGELRKGNYEYEITVNAVTGKIIEFEKDIN, translated from the coding sequence ATGAAATTAAACAAAATGATAGCAGTAGCTTTAGGTGTAGTTCTTACATCATCAACAGTATTATCACAAGTAGGGTTGGCAGATGCAGCATCTAAACTTATAGGAAGTGCAAAAGCAAAGGAAATAATGTTAAAGAAAGTTCCGGGAGCAAAAATAGTTAAGTTTAGATTAGATAATGATAAGACTCCAGAGTACGAAGGAGAATTAACAAAAGGAAGTTATAAGTACGAAATAGATATAAATGCTAAGAGCGGAAAAATAACAGATTACGAAAAGGAAAAAATAAAAACATCTTCTTCAAAATACATAGGAGAAGCTAAAGCAAAAGAGATAATGCTAAAGAAAGTTCCAGGAGCAAAAATAGTTAAATTTAAATTAGATAAAGATGATACAGCTGAATACGAAGGTGAATTAAGAAAAGGTAACTATGAATATGAAATATCAGTAAATGCTAAAAGTGGAAAAATAACAGAATTTGAAAAAGAAAAAATAAAAACATCTTCTAAGAAATTAATAGGAGAATCTAAAGCAAAAGAAATAATGTTAAAGAAAGTTCCAGGAGCAAAAATAGTTAAATTTGAATTAGATAATGACAAAACACCAGAATATGAAGGTGAATTAAGAAAAGGTAACTATGAATATGAAATAACAGTTAACGCTGTAACTGGGAAAATAATAGAATTTGAAAAAGATATTAATTAA
- a CDS encoding alanine/glycine:cation symporter family protein, producing MDFLNLLNQVDSFIWGPPLLVLLVGTGIYLTVRLGLIQIVRLPKALKLIFKAENEGNGDISSFGALCTALAATIGTGNIVGVATAIKAGGPGALFWMWLAAFFGMATKYSEGLLAIKFRTKDKNGQVSGGPMYYIVNGMGEKWRPLASFFAVSGILVALLGIGTFSQVNSITDAVQGSFNIDPKITGVILSICVALVVFGGLQSISKVATKIVPFMTVAYILICLAILGKSYTLIPETFVLIFKSAFTGQAAAGGFIGATVSMAIRNGIARGVFSNESGLGSAPIAAAAAKTKWPAEQGLISMTGTFIDSIIICTLTGVSLIISGVWQSDLNGAIMTQSAFASVLPNLGPIFLTISLSLFAFTTILGWSYYGERCFEFLFGVKKINLFRGLFVLMVLLGAFLKLEMVWIIADIVNGLMALPNLIALLALSPIIISETKLYLDYLDEKNKSDKEKIS from the coding sequence ATGGATTTTCTTAACTTATTAAACCAAGTGGATAGCTTTATATGGGGACCACCATTATTAGTTTTACTAGTAGGTACAGGTATTTATCTTACAGTAAGACTGGGACTAATACAAATTGTCAGATTACCTAAAGCATTAAAATTAATTTTTAAAGCTGAGAATGAAGGTAATGGAGACATCTCAAGTTTTGGAGCTTTATGCACAGCTCTTGCAGCAACAATAGGAACAGGTAATATAGTTGGAGTCGCTACGGCAATCAAAGCTGGTGGACCAGGCGCATTATTTTGGATGTGGCTTGCTGCCTTCTTTGGAATGGCAACTAAGTATTCAGAAGGTTTACTTGCTATAAAATTTAGAACTAAAGATAAAAATGGTCAAGTATCTGGTGGTCCAATGTACTATATAGTAAATGGTATGGGGGAAAAATGGAGACCTTTAGCATCGTTCTTTGCTGTAAGTGGTATATTAGTAGCGCTTTTAGGTATTGGGACATTTTCACAAGTTAATTCAATTACAGATGCAGTACAAGGCTCTTTTAATATAGACCCTAAAATAACAGGAGTTATATTATCAATTTGTGTTGCTTTAGTTGTATTTGGAGGTCTACAAAGTATATCAAAGGTGGCAACTAAAATAGTTCCTTTTATGACAGTAGCATATATATTAATATGTCTTGCTATTTTAGGTAAATCTTATACATTAATACCAGAAACATTTGTATTAATATTTAAAAGTGCTTTTACTGGTCAAGCAGCTGCGGGAGGTTTTATTGGAGCAACAGTGTCAATGGCTATTAGAAATGGTATAGCTCGTGGCGTATTTTCAAATGAATCAGGTCTTGGTAGTGCCCCTATTGCAGCTGCTGCAGCAAAAACTAAGTGGCCAGCAGAGCAAGGTTTAATATCAATGACAGGAACATTTATAGATAGTATAATAATTTGTACCTTAACAGGAGTATCTTTAATAATTTCAGGTGTTTGGCAAAGTGATTTGAATGGAGCAATAATGACTCAATCAGCTTTTGCATCAGTACTCCCAAATTTAGGTCCAATATTTCTAACAATAAGTTTAAGCTTATTTGCATTTACAACTATCCTTGGATGGAGTTATTATGGAGAAAGATGTTTTGAATTTTTATTTGGAGTTAAAAAAATAAATTTGTTTAGAGGTTTATTTGTACTTATGGTGTTGCTTGGCGCATTTTTAAAATTAGAAATGGTTTGGATTATAGCTGATATTGTAAATGGCCTTATGGCACTACCAAATTTAATTGCTTTACTTGCGCTATCTCCAATAATCATATCTGAAACTAAATTATACTTAGATTATTTGGATGAAAAAAATAAATCAGATAAGGAAAAAATAAGCTAA
- a CDS encoding DNA polymerase, which produces MKKERRRIIIDFEVLSKGGFWMCCMKDYKTKKEHIIVNNREEFLRVFNKNKDSIWVGYNIKGYDQWIMKAIIAGTDPCSISEKIIEHNISPYAVDRSLNRIPIYIFELNDSYRSLKELELFMGEDIRESTISFDLNRYPTKEEIKELTTYCLHDVRMTFKVFQEVYYKYEAQLGLIEYFNLDESMINKTEAQLSAYILGAKKPNYPREDVADFEIVNTIELSKYNNIKHWYEDYNNRDFKKYLRANVYGVDTDFGWGGLHSARKKYECENFIVNSDVSSFYPSIMIEYGLLSRNVQNPGKFKEIRDARFKFKREKNPIEKSLKLVLNSTYGACLDINNDLYDQRQGIAICVNGQLLLLDLIEKVELTFGDRAEFIQGNTDGVMFKFNSKEDVDKYLEICQEWSKRTKMNLDHDFIKKIIQKDVNNYVYVKEDKSVKSKGAYVKKLSLIDNDLPIVNKAIKEKLINNIEIERTVNNSNDLIDFQKCVKITGKYSHAVYGKENINLKVLRVFASKLSIDNAIMKMKSDGKLEKISYTPDRVFIDNSQVINKEIPQKLDKSWYIQLAKDRLESFIPENSFTLFDYFNMI; this is translated from the coding sequence ATGAAAAAAGAGAGAAGACGTATAATTATTGATTTTGAAGTATTGTCCAAAGGTGGATTTTGGATGTGCTGTATGAAAGATTACAAAACAAAAAAAGAACATATTATTGTCAATAATAGGGAAGAGTTTCTTAGGGTTTTTAATAAAAATAAAGATTCTATTTGGGTAGGATATAATATAAAGGGATATGATCAATGGATAATGAAGGCAATAATTGCTGGAACAGATCCTTGTTCTATATCAGAAAAGATAATTGAACATAATATCTCCCCTTATGCAGTAGACAGAAGTTTAAATAGGATTCCCATATATATATTTGAACTAAATGACAGTTATAGAAGCTTAAAAGAATTAGAATTGTTTATGGGAGAAGATATAAGAGAAAGTACTATTTCTTTTGATTTAAATAGATATCCTACAAAAGAAGAAATTAAAGAACTTACTACTTATTGTCTTCACGATGTTAGGATGACTTTTAAAGTGTTTCAAGAGGTCTATTATAAGTATGAAGCACAACTGGGATTAATAGAATATTTTAACTTAGATGAAAGTATGATCAACAAGACGGAGGCTCAGTTAAGTGCATATATTCTTGGGGCTAAAAAGCCTAACTATCCTAGAGAAGATGTAGCAGACTTTGAAATAGTTAATACTATAGAACTTAGTAAGTATAATAATATAAAACATTGGTATGAAGATTATAATAATAGAGATTTTAAAAAATATTTAAGAGCCAATGTATATGGAGTTGACACAGATTTTGGATGGGGAGGTCTTCATTCTGCAAGAAAAAAATATGAATGTGAAAATTTCATTGTAAATTCTGATGTTAGTTCCTTTTATCCATCTATTATGATAGAATATGGACTTCTTAGTAGAAACGTGCAAAATCCAGGCAAATTTAAAGAAATAAGAGATGCAAGATTCAAATTTAAAAGAGAAAAAAATCCTATAGAAAAATCACTTAAACTTGTACTTAACTCCACGTATGGTGCATGTTTAGATATAAATAATGATTTATATGATCAAAGACAAGGTATAGCTATTTGTGTTAATGGGCAATTATTACTTCTTGATTTAATAGAAAAAGTTGAATTAACCTTTGGTGATAGAGCAGAATTTATACAAGGAAACACAGATGGTGTTATGTTTAAATTTAACTCTAAAGAAGATGTAGATAAATATTTAGAAATATGTCAAGAGTGGAGCAAAAGAACAAAAATGAACTTAGATCATGATTTTATAAAAAAAATAATTCAAAAAGATGTAAATAATTATGTTTACGTTAAAGAAGATAAAAGTGTAAAAAGCAAGGGTGCTTATGTAAAAAAACTAAGCTTAATAGATAATGATTTACCTATTGTGAATAAAGCTATTAAAGAAAAGTTAATCAATAATATAGAAATAGAAAGAACTGTTAATAATAGTAATGATTTAATAGATTTTCAAAAATGTGTAAAAATCACAGGTAAGTATAGTCATGCAGTTTATGGTAAAGAAAATATAAATCTTAAAGTTCTTAGAGTATTTGCAAGTAAATTAAGTATTGATAATGCCATAATGAAAATGAAAAGTGATGGAAAATTAGAAAAGATAAGCTATACACCTGATAGAGTTTTTATTGATAACAGTCAGGTTATTAATAAAGAAATACCACAGAAGCTGGATAAGTCATGGTATATTCAGTTGGCAAAAGATAGGCTGGAAAGTTTTATTCCAGAAAATTCATTTACTTTATTTGATTATTTTAATATGATTTAA
- a CDS encoding CarD family transcriptional regulator: protein MFSKNDYVIYGSMSVCKILDIVEEENIYIGRKSYYVIQPVYSDKNTIIKVPTDNKKVLMRHLLSEKEVLSIIKSIPNLDVLKIENDRQRSEHFKSVIKNNECEELAQLVKSIALIEQEKLSIGKKISKTDEDFKKTAEKLIDEEFATVLNIPVQDVPSFILNNIPQ from the coding sequence ATGTTTAGCAAAAATGATTATGTAATTTATGGTTCAATGAGTGTTTGTAAAATATTAGATATTGTAGAGGAAGAAAACATCTACATAGGCCGTAAATCCTATTATGTAATACAACCAGTTTATTCTGATAAAAATACTATCATCAAAGTTCCTACCGACAATAAAAAAGTACTTATGAGACACCTTCTATCAGAAAAAGAAGTACTATCAATAATAAAAAGTATACCTAATCTAGATGTACTTAAAATTGAAAACGATAGACAAAGAAGTGAGCACTTTAAATCAGTAATAAAAAATAACGAGTGTGAAGAACTAGCTCAGTTAGTAAAAAGTATTGCTCTTATCGAACAAGAGAAATTATCTATTGGGAAAAAAATATCTAAAACGGATGAAGATTTTAAAAAAACTGCTGAAAAATTAATAGATGAGGAATTTGCCACAGTTCTAAATATACCTGTCCAAGACGTACCTTCTTTTATCTTAAATAATATTCCACAGTAG